From the genome of Bacteroidales bacterium, one region includes:
- a CDS encoding long-chain fatty acid--CoA ligase, which translates to MELQRTFDILDNLLNICPEKEDILSNKEKGTWIKYSVRDYASQVENASYGLIHLGLKKGDLVATVSNNRPEWNIMDMALSQVGIIHVPIYPTISEDDYTYILNNCEPKLLFVSDKSLYEKLKPIAEKISSIKGIYSYNELEGVRNWKEILETGSRFVETYYNTLDKIRKNIVPEDIVTLIYTSGTTGNPKGVMLSHRNIMSNVDSISHTYSFNCTHRTLSFLPISHVFERTINYYFQSIGVSIYYAESLGTIAENLNEVKPHVFISVPRLLERTYDKIISKGRDLRGIKKQIFFWAVNIGMKYRIPQTNNFFYRLQLSIADRLVFSKWRQALGGNVQLIVAGGAALQPRLCVIFNAAGIPVAEGYGMTESSPVIAANRLPVTGDIRIGTVGPAIDGVQVKIAHDGEILVKGPNVMAGYYKEPEMTKEVIDDEGWLHTGDIGIMIEGRYLKITDRKKEMFKLSSGKYIAPQVIENKLKESNFIEQVMVVGENQKFASAIISPDFNFLHNWAMRHGIEFRDNAELIQLPQVIARYQKVVVEMNKQLGQTEQIKRFRLVQEEWSQNTGELSPTLKLKRKLLTNRYSAIIEEIFSVQKGDLGE; encoded by the coding sequence ATGGAATTACAAAGGACCTTTGACATTCTCGACAACTTGCTTAACATTTGCCCTGAGAAGGAAGACATTCTGTCAAACAAGGAGAAAGGCACCTGGATTAAATATTCGGTCAGGGACTACGCCAGCCAGGTTGAAAATGCAAGTTACGGTCTGATCCATTTAGGTCTTAAAAAAGGAGATCTTGTGGCCACAGTTTCAAATAACAGGCCCGAATGGAACATCATGGATATGGCCCTGAGCCAGGTTGGAATTATCCATGTACCCATCTACCCTACAATAAGTGAAGATGATTACACTTACATCCTGAATAATTGCGAGCCGAAATTGCTTTTTGTTTCTGACAAATCTTTGTATGAGAAACTAAAGCCCATTGCCGAAAAGATTAGCAGCATCAAAGGAATCTACAGCTACAATGAACTGGAAGGGGTGAGAAACTGGAAGGAAATTTTGGAAACCGGAAGCCGGTTCGTTGAAACCTACTATAACACGCTCGACAAAATAAGGAAGAATATAGTGCCCGAAGACATTGTCACCCTTATATACACATCCGGTACAACGGGAAATCCCAAAGGAGTGATGCTGTCACACAGGAATATAATGAGCAATGTGGATTCGATTTCGCATACGTATAGTTTCAACTGTACGCACCGAACCCTGAGCTTTCTGCCCATAAGCCATGTTTTCGAAAGGACAATCAATTATTATTTCCAGAGTATCGGCGTGAGCATATATTATGCTGAAAGCCTTGGAACAATTGCTGAAAACCTGAATGAAGTAAAGCCACATGTATTCATTTCAGTCCCCAGGCTCCTTGAAAGAACCTATGACAAAATTATCAGCAAGGGAAGGGATTTGCGCGGGATTAAGAAACAGATTTTTTTCTGGGCCGTGAACATCGGAATGAAATACAGAATACCACAAACCAATAATTTTTTTTACAGATTACAGCTAAGCATTGCCGACCGCCTTGTTTTCAGCAAGTGGAGACAGGCCCTTGGAGGGAATGTGCAGCTTATTGTGGCAGGCGGAGCAGCACTTCAGCCCCGGCTTTGTGTAATCTTTAATGCAGCCGGCATTCCTGTTGCCGAAGGATACGGTATGACCGAATCTTCGCCTGTGATTGCCGCGAACCGGTTACCGGTAACCGGTGATATCCGCATCGGAACTGTTGGTCCGGCTATTGACGGAGTTCAGGTGAAGATTGCCCATGATGGTGAAATCCTTGTGAAAGGGCCTAACGTAATGGCCGGTTATTATAAGGAACCTGAAATGACAAAAGAAGTGATTGACGATGAAGGATGGTTGCATACCGGTGATATAGGGATCATGATAGAAGGAAGGTATCTGAAAATCACCGACAGGAAGAAAGAAATGTTTAAGCTGTCAAGCGGCAAGTACATTGCACCGCAGGTTATAGAAAACAAACTGAAAGAATCGAACTTCATTGAACAGGTAATGGTGGTTGGTGAAAATCAAAAGTTTGCCAGCGCCATCATTTCACCTGATTTCAATTTCCTCCATAATTGGGCTATGCGTCACGGTATTGAATTCCGTGATAATGCCGAGCTTATTCAGCTGCCGCAGGTCATTGCGCGGTATCAGAAGGTTGTGGTCGAGATGAACAAACAGCTTGGCCAGACTGAACAGATCAAACGGTTCAGGCTGGTGCAGGAAGAATGGAGCCAGAATACCGGAGAGCTATCCCCTACCCTGAAGTTAAAAAGAAAACTTCTTACCAACCGATACTCTGCTATAATTGAAGAAATCTTTTCAGTACAGAAAGGAGATCTTGGAGAATAA
- a CDS encoding pyridoxal phosphate-dependent aminotransferase family protein — protein MSSQILGPFEGSGLNFMNFSGKNLAERYESFNHWGILRQEQNLWPFGLENDNRRPLNFGTQDYLALSTHKDLIRSLQQFIEENGIIHSAGSPTLTGRTIWTAELERKLAVLLQQNTALVFPTGWMACFGAIAGLTNSKDTIVIDSLAHNCMQIASKFSTGSLFKFNHNDMTHLDNVLERCRQTDDKNGLFIVTESLYSMNSDAPDLRRLMELAHKYEAIVIIDTAHDLGVKGKKGLGLLESIDLQYSKNLIICGAFSKAFGTNGGFVAGPEDIRRQMTIMSPSYMFSTGASPLQCHIASKSIDLVFSEEGDRLRKRLKELVDFTVKSFRENGFIVNGEPSQIVPVLIGHERPTRMIFKKIFERGLLLNLIEFPAVPKGKAIFRFQLMASHKEEDILKAISMLKTAREEVEKEMIDLID, from the coding sequence ATGAGTTCGCAGATACTGGGACCCTTCGAGGGAAGTGGTCTGAATTTTATGAATTTTAGCGGGAAGAACCTTGCAGAAAGATATGAATCCTTCAATCATTGGGGTATACTCCGGCAGGAACAGAATTTATGGCCGTTCGGGCTCGAAAACGATAACAGGAGGCCGTTGAATTTCGGAACCCAGGATTACCTGGCATTATCCACACATAAAGATCTGATCCGGTCGCTTCAGCAATTTATTGAAGAGAACGGCATTATCCACAGTGCCGGATCCCCTACTCTTACAGGGAGGACCATATGGACAGCCGAACTTGAAAGGAAACTTGCTGTGCTGCTGCAACAGAATACGGCGCTTGTTTTTCCGACAGGTTGGATGGCTTGTTTTGGCGCAATTGCGGGACTTACCAACAGCAAGGATACCATAGTAATTGATTCACTGGCCCATAATTGCATGCAGATTGCTTCAAAATTCTCAACCGGCAGCCTGTTTAAGTTCAATCATAATGACATGACACACCTTGATAACGTGCTGGAAAGGTGTCGCCAGACGGACGATAAAAACGGCCTGTTCATTGTTACCGAGAGTTTGTATTCGATGAATTCGGATGCGCCTGACCTGAGGCGGCTCATGGAACTGGCCCATAAATATGAGGCCATAGTTATCATTGATACAGCACATGATCTTGGAGTGAAAGGTAAAAAGGGCCTTGGCCTGCTGGAAAGCATTGATTTGCAGTATTCAAAAAATCTAATCATTTGCGGGGCTTTCAGTAAGGCATTCGGTACCAACGGCGGGTTTGTGGCAGGGCCGGAGGATATAAGAAGACAGATGACCATCATGTCACCCAGCTACATGTTCTCAACCGGCGCCTCCCCTCTTCAGTGCCATATTGCTAGTAAAAGCATTGATCTTGTCTTTTCGGAGGAGGGTGATCGCCTGCGGAAACGGCTCAAAGAGCTTGTTGATTTTACTGTCAAAAGTTTCAGGGAAAACGGTTTCATCGTGAACGGTGAGCCTTCACAGATAGTTCCGGTTCTCATAGGGCATGAAAGGCCTACCCGGATGATTTTTAAAAAGATTTTTGAACGCGGGCTGCTCCTGAATCTTATCGAATTTCCGGCAGTCCCTAAAGGAAAAGCAATTTTCAGGTTCCAGCTTATGGCTTCTCATAAAGAGGAAGATATCCTAAAGGCGATTTCAATGCTTAAAACGGCACGTGAGGAAGTTGAAAAGGAGATGATCGACCTGATTGACTGA
- a CDS encoding GH3 auxin-responsive promoter family protein → MAIVGTIVHGVLVKKKNNLEKKQLNFDVQQDTLAKLLNKAKNTAFGKDHGFTEILNSNDLVANFQKQVPLYHYETLFNDYWHKLLEGKPDITWPGKVKYFGLTSGTSNDSSKRVPLTRDMIKSIRRIGIRQLLSLADLELPPNFYETSVLMLGGSTTLVNMETYFEGDLSGILAGRLPFWFNGFYKPGQISKERDWSTKLDKIVSKAKDWDIGGICGVPAWVQILLEKIIDRYGLQTIHDIWPNFRVFAHGGVHFQPYKKSFEKLMGKEVFYLETYLASEGFLAYQRKRDHAMQLSLDNGIFFEFIPFNSANFKADGSLAENPEVLTIDQVKENEDYALLISTNAGTWRYLIGDTVKFVSARDFEIVITGRTKHFLSLCGEHLSVDNMTRAVSLVSERMNIDIKEFTVAGIPHQNLFAHKWYIGTDDKVADKEALKLLLDKTLSELNDDYAVERRAALKDIMVEVMPVQAFYDWLKMKGKEGGQYKFPRVIGRQFEEWNEFCSPYLI, encoded by the coding sequence ATGGCCATTGTAGGCACGATTGTTCACGGGGTTTTGGTAAAGAAGAAGAACAACCTCGAAAAAAAACAACTCAATTTTGATGTACAGCAGGATACTCTTGCAAAACTGCTCAACAAAGCAAAAAACACGGCTTTTGGAAAAGATCACGGTTTTACTGAAATTTTAAACAGTAACGACCTTGTTGCCAATTTTCAGAAACAGGTGCCCTTATATCACTACGAAACTTTATTTAACGATTACTGGCATAAATTACTTGAAGGCAAGCCTGATATCACATGGCCCGGAAAGGTTAAATATTTCGGCCTTACATCAGGCACTTCCAATGATTCAAGCAAAAGAGTTCCGCTTACACGCGATATGATCAAATCAATCCGGCGTATCGGAATCCGGCAGCTTCTTTCGCTGGCCGACCTTGAATTACCTCCTAATTTTTATGAGACCAGTGTTCTTATGCTTGGAGGAAGTACCACACTGGTGAATATGGAAACCTATTTTGAAGGTGACCTGAGCGGAATCCTTGCCGGACGCCTTCCTTTCTGGTTTAACGGCTTCTATAAGCCCGGCCAGATATCAAAAGAAAGAGACTGGAGTACAAAGCTCGATAAAATAGTCTCTAAGGCAAAAGATTGGGATATCGGCGGTATTTGCGGTGTTCCGGCCTGGGTTCAGATCCTTCTTGAGAAAATAATCGACAGGTATGGTTTACAGACCATCCATGATATATGGCCCAATTTCAGGGTTTTTGCACATGGCGGGGTTCATTTCCAACCCTATAAAAAAAGCTTTGAAAAACTTATGGGCAAGGAAGTATTCTATCTTGAAACCTACCTTGCTTCGGAAGGATTCCTTGCCTACCAAAGGAAAAGGGACCACGCGATGCAGTTGTCACTCGATAACGGTATATTTTTTGAATTCATACCCTTCAATTCTGCCAACTTCAAGGCAGATGGAAGCCTTGCCGAAAACCCGGAAGTGCTTACAATCGACCAGGTAAAAGAGAATGAGGATTATGCTCTCCTGATTTCTACTAATGCAGGCACCTGGAGATACCTGATAGGTGATACAGTTAAATTTGTATCAGCACGCGACTTTGAAATAGTGATTACCGGAAGAACAAAGCATTTTCTTAGTCTTTGCGGTGAACACCTCAGCGTTGACAATATGACAAGGGCTGTCAGCCTTGTTTCAGAGAGAATGAACATCGACATAAAAGAGTTTACAGTTGCCGGCATACCTCATCAGAATCTCTTTGCCCATAAGTGGTATATCGGAACCGATGACAAGGTAGCAGACAAAGAAGCACTGAAGCTTCTCCTTGATAAAACGCTGAGTGAACTTAACGATGATTATGCTGTGGAAAGAAGGGCTGCCCTGAAGGATATTATGGTTGAGGTCATGCCGGTGCAGGCATTCTATGATTGGCTGAAGATGAAGGGTAAAGAAGGCGGACAGTATAAATTTCCGCGTGTCATCGGCAGGCAGTTCGAAGAATGGAATGAATTCTGCAGCCCGTATCTGATTTGA
- a CDS encoding LysE family transporter, protein MSIILNGLLTGLLLSVLIGATFFMLIETSMTRGFKAAMWFDAGVVLCDSLIITGTYFFAAWINRTLVHNHYFDIVGGIVFMAFGVNYIISRRRNESSGIIIRKHFRVFMNGFFINLLNPSVVIFWLGTMAVTLTKFKYTGRQVFFYYMTALLTMAAIDICKAYFAYRLSSIIHSKVLKVVYIISGIIMIGLGIWIMLR, encoded by the coding sequence ATGAGTATCATTCTCAATGGCTTGCTGACCGGACTCCTCCTGAGTGTTCTGATCGGCGCTACTTTTTTTATGCTTATAGAAACCAGCATGACCAGGGGTTTCAAGGCCGCCATGTGGTTTGATGCCGGAGTTGTGCTTTGCGATTCCCTCATTATAACAGGTACCTATTTCTTCGCTGCCTGGATTAACCGCACACTCGTTCATAATCACTATTTCGATATCGTGGGAGGCATAGTTTTTATGGCTTTTGGCGTGAACTATATAATTTCAAGGCGCCGGAATGAATCGTCGGGTATCATAATCCGGAAACATTTCCGCGTATTCATGAATGGCTTTTTCATTAACCTGCTGAATCCGTCTGTTGTAATTTTCTGGTTGGGAACAATGGCGGTAACGCTTACAAAATTCAAGTACACCGGCAGGCAGGTGTTTTTTTATTACATGACCGCTTTGCTTACTATGGCGGCAATTGATATTTGCAAGGCATACTTTGCTTACCGGTTAAGCAGTATCATCCATTCCAAAGTTCTGAAAGTGGTCTATATCATTTCAGGAATCATTATGATTGGCCTTGGTATCTGGATTATGCTGAGATAG
- a CDS encoding DUF2179 domain-containing protein yields MDILNSPWFDYLLLPLLIFCLRICDVSLDTMRIIFMTRGLKKIAPVIGFFEILIWIVAITRIMQNLDNWITYVAYAAGFATGNYVGMLLDEKLAIGHEMIRVITKIERPDLADTLRRTGFGVTVVKAAGMQGTVEILYIIVNRKNLKTAIEVIDRMAPNAFFTIENIHFVNRPLDKNFIPDNSSVSVPKARP; encoded by the coding sequence ATGGACATTCTGAATTCGCCCTGGTTTGATTACCTGTTGCTGCCGCTTCTCATTTTCTGCCTAAGGATTTGCGATGTATCCCTGGATACAATGAGGATCATTTTTATGACAAGGGGTTTGAAAAAAATTGCCCCTGTGATAGGTTTTTTTGAAATTCTCATCTGGATTGTGGCCATTACGCGTATCATGCAAAACCTTGATAACTGGATTACCTATGTGGCCTATGCGGCAGGCTTTGCCACCGGCAACTACGTGGGCATGCTGCTGGATGAAAAACTTGCCATTGGACATGAAATGATCAGGGTAATCACGAAAATAGAACGTCCTGATCTTGCAGATACTTTGCGTCGCACCGGTTTCGGTGTCACTGTGGTTAAAGCAGCAGGAATGCAGGGCACTGTAGAAATATTGTACATTATTGTCAACCGCAAAAATCTGAAAACCGCTATTGAAGTGATTGACAGGATGGCACCGAATGCATTTTTCACTATTGAAAACATACATTTTGTAAACCGTCCGCTGGATAAGAATTTTATTCCGGATAATTCTTCTGTAAGCGTCCCAAAAGCCAGACCCTGA
- a CDS encoding 1-acyl-sn-glycerol-3-phosphate acyltransferase, whose translation MEMFFVHLYRFFSKRRFRLFFIVSAVAAISIFLASRIRFEEDINKMISGVESSGILSRIVEQSKFLDKIIISVTADQSNGNVSPDELVSAGDRLADTLKSETFRPWVKVVTYRVADTVAQTMMDVVYNHVPLFLDQADYAVMDSMVTPERIEKAVSNDLKNLLSPASFTMKQMIVRDPVGFSGLALKKLGSFQNDENYTMVNGCIFSKDLSHLMMFITPVFASTQTSQNAVFIEKLNGAIEKIQKDHRGVQIEPFGSALIASGNAERLKKDIRLTLTITIILLSLIITFSVKKKALFPFIFLPAIFGGIMALAVLFLVQGKISVISLSIGTVIMAITVDYALHITTHYKHKHSVIQTIKDVSFPIIVCGFATAFEFLTLVFVSSESLHELGILASISVVTAAFFTMVVLPHILEATHRVSDETEEKNYLEKVLDRITNYAFDKNKLLLGAMVVYTFVAAFYFNRVGFETDMMKMNFMSDALKRTENDLNRINNAKLSSLYVVAYGSDLQDALKSNERVLALAGSLRKDGYVKSFTSPSSLLMSDSLQAVRIARWNDFWNRHNRERFLKTLNQKAVQAGFRPGSFSEFENAIHTDFKPADSSVFKTLESIFFVDNISVSPDLASIVTILKVTDEGKELAEKKFSDLQGSIVIDRKSVLTRMVNTLANDFNFIANVSLLLILLVLILAFGRIELGFITFVPILLSWIWTLGFMGIFDIRFNIFNIIISSFITGLGIDYSIYIMQGLVQGYKTNDRNLLSYKTCILISVLISISGTGVLILAKHPALNSIALISIVGLLSVVLISYTFEPLFFEYLILKKNKKRYLPVILSDLIITILVFSLFVAGCLFMNVMLVLVLLLPLRRVKKQLILHHAMMVWCRVPVYAMFHIKKKIINVAGEDFTKPALIISNHQSHIDLLLLLMLNPKLIVITTKWVWNNPIYALVIRYLNYYPVMEGYGDLTGKLRKKLDEGYSVIIFPEGSRSADSSITRFHKGAFLVAQQLELDIIPIMIHGAGDCMNKGENHLRGGSITLKIFPRIKPGEALYGSDYHEMTRFMLKYFRSEYAMLKQELETPAYFRRKLIRNYIYKGPVLEWYTRIKLSLEKNYEFINSLVPRNAAITDIGCGYGYLSYMLSFVSPDRKILAIDYDTDKVELANNCISKSENICFVAADASEYDLPHSDIFILSDVLHYLPEEKQDMLLKRCMDRLNDGGRVIIRDADRDQQKRHRATQYTEFFSTRSGFNKAEDNRLFFFSGTKIKELAEKHGFEVRTSGDSRITSNSLFVLKKQG comes from the coding sequence ATGGAAATGTTTTTCGTACACCTGTACCGTTTTTTCAGCAAAAGAAGATTCCGACTTTTCTTCATCGTTTCAGCGGTGGCCGCAATATCCATATTTCTTGCTTCACGAATCCGGTTTGAGGAGGATATAAATAAAATGATATCGGGAGTTGAATCCTCCGGAATCCTTAGCCGTATTGTGGAGCAATCCAAATTTCTCGATAAAATCATTATATCGGTTACAGCAGATCAATCAAACGGGAACGTAAGTCCGGATGAACTTGTGTCTGCCGGTGACAGGCTCGCCGATACCCTGAAATCAGAAACGTTCAGACCCTGGGTGAAAGTTGTTACTTACCGTGTGGCTGACACGGTGGCACAAACCATGATGGATGTGGTTTACAACCATGTTCCGCTGTTTTTGGATCAAGCCGATTATGCCGTTATGGATTCTATGGTAACTCCGGAACGGATTGAAAAAGCTGTCAGCAACGACCTGAAAAACCTACTATCGCCCGCCAGTTTTACAATGAAGCAGATGATAGTCCGCGATCCGGTTGGTTTCAGTGGTCTCGCCCTTAAAAAGCTTGGTTCATTCCAGAACGATGAGAACTATACAATGGTTAACGGGTGTATTTTCTCGAAAGATCTTAGCCACCTGATGATGTTTATTACACCGGTATTTGCTTCGACACAAACATCGCAGAATGCTGTTTTTATTGAAAAGCTTAACGGGGCTATTGAAAAAATTCAAAAGGATCACAGGGGAGTGCAAATTGAACCTTTTGGTTCTGCTCTTATTGCATCGGGCAATGCCGAACGGCTTAAAAAGGATATACGGCTTACGCTTACGATCACCATTATTCTTCTTTCACTGATCATTACTTTTTCGGTTAAAAAGAAAGCGCTGTTCCCTTTTATCTTCCTCCCTGCCATTTTCGGTGGGATAATGGCCCTTGCTGTGCTGTTTCTTGTACAGGGAAAAATTTCGGTTATCTCGCTCAGCATCGGAACCGTGATTATGGCCATAACCGTCGATTACGCACTTCATATCACAACCCATTACAAGCATAAGCATTCGGTAATCCAAACTATTAAGGATGTTTCATTTCCCATTATTGTATGCGGATTTGCCACGGCATTTGAATTTCTGACTCTTGTTTTTGTTTCATCTGAATCGCTGCATGAGCTGGGCATCCTGGCTTCCATTAGTGTGGTCACCGCAGCCTTCTTCACAATGGTTGTGCTTCCGCACATACTGGAAGCCACTCACCGTGTAAGTGATGAAACCGAAGAGAAAAACTACCTTGAAAAAGTCCTGGACCGCATCACCAACTATGCATTCGACAAAAACAAATTGCTGCTCGGTGCCATGGTTGTGTATACCTTTGTGGCCGCATTCTATTTCAACCGTGTCGGGTTCGAAACCGATATGATGAAGATGAATTTTATGTCGGATGCCCTCAAACGAACCGAGAACGACCTGAACCGGATCAACAATGCAAAACTCAGTTCGCTTTACGTGGTGGCTTATGGCTCCGATCTTCAGGATGCTCTGAAAAGCAATGAACGTGTTCTTGCTTTAGCCGGGAGCCTGAGAAAAGACGGCTATGTAAAGAGCTTTACAAGTCCCAGTTCACTTTTAATGTCAGATTCACTGCAGGCAGTGCGGATTGCACGCTGGAATGATTTCTGGAACAGGCACAACAGGGAACGGTTTTTGAAAACACTCAACCAGAAAGCTGTTCAGGCCGGCTTCCGTCCTGGATCCTTTTCTGAATTTGAAAATGCAATCCACACTGATTTCAAACCAGCTGATTCTTCTGTTTTTAAAACACTGGAATCGATATTCTTTGTTGACAATATATCGGTTTCACCTGACCTGGCTTCCATAGTTACCATTCTTAAGGTAACAGACGAGGGGAAAGAGTTGGCAGAGAAAAAATTCAGCGATTTGCAGGGTTCCATTGTAATCGACAGGAAATCGGTTCTTACCCGGATGGTGAACACACTGGCAAATGATTTCAATTTCATCGCCAATGTCAGCCTTCTGTTGATCCTGCTGGTGCTGATCCTTGCCTTTGGCCGAATCGAGCTGGGTTTTATAACTTTTGTGCCCATATTGCTCAGCTGGATATGGACCCTTGGTTTCATGGGCATATTCGATATCCGGTTCAATATTTTCAATATAATCATTTCATCGTTCATAACCGGTTTGGGAATCGACTACAGCATTTATATCATGCAGGGACTTGTACAGGGGTATAAGACCAATGACCGCAACCTGTTATCATACAAAACCTGCATTCTGATTTCGGTTCTGATTTCAATATCCGGCACAGGGGTGCTTATCCTGGCAAAACATCCCGCGCTGAATTCAATAGCCCTGATATCAATAGTAGGACTGCTTTCCGTTGTGCTTATATCTTATACTTTCGAGCCATTGTTTTTCGAATACCTTATCCTTAAAAAGAATAAGAAAAGATACCTTCCGGTTATCCTGTCGGATCTGATCATTACTATCCTTGTTTTCTCTTTGTTCGTGGCAGGATGCCTGTTCATGAATGTTATGCTCGTACTGGTTTTACTCCTTCCTTTAAGGAGAGTGAAAAAGCAGCTTATCCTTCATCATGCCATGATGGTCTGGTGCAGAGTACCTGTTTATGCCATGTTTCATATAAAAAAGAAGATCATTAACGTGGCGGGTGAGGATTTTACCAAACCGGCACTGATCATCAGCAATCACCAGTCGCATATCGACCTCCTCCTGCTTCTTATGCTGAATCCTAAACTCATCGTAATTACTACAAAATGGGTATGGAATAACCCGATATATGCCCTGGTAATCCGCTATCTGAATTATTACCCGGTTATGGAGGGTTATGGCGACCTCACCGGCAAGCTCAGGAAGAAACTGGATGAAGGATATTCGGTTATCATCTTTCCCGAAGGCAGCCGCTCAGCGGATTCCTCGATCACCCGTTTTCATAAAGGGGCATTCCTGGTTGCACAGCAGCTTGAACTGGACATTATACCGATTATGATCCACGGGGCCGGCGATTGCATGAACAAAGGTGAAAACCACCTGCGGGGAGGTTCAATCACATTGAAAATTTTCCCGCGGATAAAACCCGGCGAGGCCTTGTACGGATCGGATTACCATGAGATGACAAGGTTTATGCTGAAATATTTCAGGAGCGAATATGCCATGTTGAAGCAGGAACTGGAAACACCGGCCTATTTCAGAAGAAAACTCATACGGAATTATATTTATAAAGGGCCGGTGCTCGAATGGTACACAAGGATCAAACTGTCGCTTGAGAAAAATTATGAGTTTATAAATAGCCTGGTTCCGCGTAATGCAGCAATTACCGACATCGGATGCGGTTATGGCTATCTCAGTTATATGCTTTCCTTCGTTTCGCCTGACCGGAAAATCCTGGCCATCGATTATGATACCGATAAAGTAGAACTGGCTAATAACTGTATTTCAAAATCAGAAAATATTTGTTTTGTTGCCGCTGATGCATCTGAATATGATCTCCCTCATTCGGATATTTTCATTCTGAGTGATGTGCTCCATTACCTGCCAGAGGAAAAGCAGGATATGTTGCTGAAAAGATGCATGGACAGGCTCAATGACGGAGGCCGTGTTATCATCCGCGATGCGGACCGTGATCAGCAGAAACGCCACCGCGCCACACAGTACACTGAATTCTTTTCAACACGTTCAGGATTTAATAAGGCCGAAGATAACCGGCTGTTTTTCTTTTCAGGCACCAAGATTAAGGAATTGGCTGAAAAACACGGTTTTGAAGTCCGAACTTCAGGCGATTCACGGATCACTTCAAATTCGCTGTTCGTGTTAAAAAAGCAGGGATAG
- a CDS encoding DUF2062 domain-containing protein has protein sequence MNAKNTTGRGDISTMDWCVVIPTYNNARTLGKVISDVLQVTRNVIVVNDGSTDSTAAILNDFPQVNIVSYGQNQGKGYALQRGFEKARQLGFSYAITIDSDGQHYAKDIPLFLKSIKENPGALIVGARTLPSEKMRAGSSFANRFSNFWFRFISGVSLPDTQSGFRLYPLESLQSIRFLTRKYEFELEVLIRSAWRGIPLMNIPINVFYPEKEERVSHYRPFRDFVRISVLNAICVLIAVLYVKPFSFIRFLKKENIKDFVKRNVLQTGESNQKLILSVMFGVFMGIVPIWGYQLITAIALAYLLRLNKLLVIVAANISIFPITPLILYCSYVTGGLILSGNGSLPFSSDITLAWVKTNLLQYLLGSVVFAVIMSALSGLLTYLCLKTFRRNPVIID, from the coding sequence ATGAACGCAAAAAATACCACCGGGAGAGGAGATATTTCAACGATGGACTGGTGTGTGGTAATCCCTACCTACAACAACGCGCGGACACTTGGTAAAGTTATTTCCGATGTTTTACAGGTGACCCGCAATGTAATTGTTGTTAATGACGGATCCACTGATTCTACAGCAGCCATACTTAATGATTTCCCGCAGGTAAACATTGTGAGTTACGGGCAAAACCAGGGTAAAGGCTATGCCTTGCAACGTGGTTTTGAAAAAGCAAGGCAACTTGGTTTTTCATATGCCATAACAATTGATTCCGACGGTCAGCATTACGCAAAGGATATTCCTCTGTTCTTAAAGTCTATTAAGGAAAATCCGGGCGCCCTGATTGTTGGAGCCCGCACATTGCCTTCTGAAAAAATGAGGGCGGGCAGCAGTTTTGCCAACCGGTTTTCCAATTTCTGGTTCCGTTTTATTTCGGGTGTCAGTTTACCCGATACACAATCCGGTTTCAGGCTTTATCCTCTAGAATCGTTGCAGTCAATCCGGTTCCTGACCCGCAAGTATGAGTTTGAGCTGGAAGTGCTGATTCGTTCGGCATGGAGAGGCATACCTCTCATGAATATTCCCATCAATGTATTTTACCCTGAAAAAGAAGAACGCGTAAGCCATTACAGGCCATTCCGCGATTTTGTACGCATCAGTGTCCTTAATGCCATTTGCGTGCTGATAGCAGTGCTTTATGTCAAGCCTTTTTCATTTATTCGTTTCCTGAAAAAGGAGAACATAAAGGATTTTGTTAAACGCAATGTGCTGCAGACAGGCGAATCAAACCAGAAACTGATCCTGTCGGTGATGTTCGGTGTTTTTATGGGGATAGTGCCCATCTGGGGTTACCAGCTCATCACAGCCATTGCACTTGCATACCTGCTGAGATTGAACAAACTTCTTGTTATTGTTGCAGCCAATATCAGCATATTTCCTATTACTCCGCTGATCCTGTATTGCAGTTATGTTACCGGGGGATTGATTCTTTCAGGAAACGGCAGTCTACCGTTCAGTTCGGATATCACACTGGCATGGGTTAAAACAAACCTGCTGCAGTATTTACTGGGTTCCGTTGTATTTGCCGTAATAATGTCGGCACTTTCAGGCTTGCTGACTTACTTGTGTCTTAAAACATTCCGCAGAAATCCTGTCATAATCGATTGA